In Thermanaerovibrio velox DSM 12556, the genomic stretch GGCAGGGATCAGGCTTCTGCCCTTCGGGAGATGGTGCTCTCCTCTGGGGGCGGGAGGTCCAAGTTCCAGGGCCTGAGGTCCATTGCGGTGGTGAGCGGGAAGGGGGGGGTCGGAAAGAGCAACCTTTCCGTTAACCTGGCGCTTGCCATGGGGCAGATGGGCGTTCGGGTCATGTTGATGGACGCGGACATGGGGCTTGCCAACGCGGATCTCCTCTTGGGTGTGGTGCCCAAGCACCACCTGGGACACGTGATCGGTGGCCAAATGGGGCTTGAGGACATCCTGCTTTCGGTGGATCAGGGGGTCAGTCTGATCCCCGGGGGGGCTGGTTTCTCGGACCTTGCGGACCTGGACGAGCAGAGCCAGGCGATGTTGATAGAGAAGTTCTCGGCCCTTGAGGGGCGAGCGGAGGTGTTGTTGGTGGACACCGGGGCGGGGATACACAGGAACGTGATATCCTTCGCTGCCGCTGCCGACGAGGTGCTCCTCCTGACCACCACGGAGCCCACCGCCATCAGGGATGCCTACGGGGTTTTGAAGTCCCTGGTGGTGGGTTTATCTTGGAAGCCCAAGGTGTCCTTGGTGGTCAACATGGCGATGAGCGACGACGAGGCCTTCTCCGTGGCGGATCGGATAAGGCTGGCGGCGGGGCAGTTCCTGGACCTCAACGTGAACTACCTAGGTTACGTCCTTTGGGACCAACGGGTGATGGACTCGGTGAGGCGTCGCAGACCCTTTGTGCTGCAGAGCCCCGATTCTCCCGCGTCGTCCTGTGTGAAGGTGATAGCTCGTCGGCTGCTTAAGGTTGACCAGGAGGATGTGCCGGGTGGCAGGGGGCTCAAGGCCTTCATGCTGAGGCTCGGCAAGAGGATGAGGCTTAAGGGGTGATCTCTTTGGGCCGGGATGGGGAGAGGGTAGGGCTTCCCCTGGGGGTCAAGGGGGAGTTTAAGGTGGAGGACGGGCTTTTCAAGGGCACGTACCCCACCAGGTTGGAGGACCAGAGGGAGGACCTGCTTGGGTTGGCGCATCCGATGTTCAAGGGGGCGCTTCTCCCGGTGTATAGGGACATGGAGTGTGAGCTCCTGGCGGAGGACGGCAGGTCCCCTTTGAGGGTGTCCTGCGTGGTGGTGAGGAGCGACATCTCCGGCACGGTGCCAATGCTTTGGGTCAAGACGCTAGGTCCCGTGGAGAGGATACAGCGGAGGCGCTACTTAAGGGTGCCCTGTCTTAAGGAGTTCCGGGTGTTTCCCCTTGAGGCGGAGGCTCGGTCGCCCCTGTCCGGCAGGTGGCTGAAGGGTGTGGCGGTGGACATGAGCCTTGGGGGAGTGAGGTTTAGGATAGACTATCCTTACAGGCTGTCCCAGGGGGACAGGTTTTTGTGCATGCTCCCCCTGGGTGATAGGCCTTTTCCTGGGTTGCTCAAGCTAATGAGGGCGGAGAGGACCTCCGAGGGCCTATGGGACTGCGGGGGGGCCTTTGAGGCGGTACCTAGATGGGCTGAAAAGTATATAATAGAGTTCATAAGGACCCAGGAACTTAATTCCCGCCAGGGGAGAGATGTGCCATGACGCGCAAAGTGAGGGTTATGGTGGTTGATGACTCCGCCTTCATGCGAAAGGTTATAGGTGACATGCTTGCCTCGGACCAGAGGTTTGATGTGGTAGCCCGAGTTAGGGATGGGGAGGAAGCGCTTCAGAAGCTCTCCGAGGCGGATCCGGATGTGATAACCATGGACGTTGAGATGCCTCGCAAGAACGGGCTGGAGGCTTTAAAGGAGATAATGGAGCGTCGTCCCACGCCGGTGGTGATGGTTTCGAGCCTCACCAAGGAGGGGGCGGAGGTGACGCTTCAGGCCCTCTCGCTTGGGGCGGTGGACTTTGTGACGAAGCCTTCGGGGACCATATCGCTGGACATGCACAAGGTGGAGGAGGAGCTGCGGCAGAAGGTCTGGGTGGCCAGCACGGTTGACCGTTCCAGGCTTAAGCCCGGGGCGGTGCCGAGGCGCAAGCCCGTGGAGGCCCCGAAGACTTCAGGGGCGGGTTTGCCGGGGGCCTCTCAAAGGCGCAAGCTTCAGCGGGTGGACCTGGTGTTGATAGCGTCGTCCACCGGAGGTCCCAGGGCGCTTCAGGAGGTGATCCCCAATCTCAGGGGGGATTTTCCGTGTCCCATCTTGGTGGTGCAGCACATGCCGAAGGGTTTTACCGCCTCCTTTGCCCAGAGGCTCGATGACGTGAGCCCCCTGAAGGTGGTGGAGGGATACGACGGTTTGAAACCGCAGAAGGGTATGGCTATCATAGCCCCTGGAGGTTATCATATGGTTGTGGAGAGGTCTGGGCCGGACCTGGTCTGTCGTTTATCCGACGCACCTCCTGTGAGGTCCGTTAAGCCCGCGGCGGACATGCTTTTCATGAGCGTGGCGGATGTGGTGGGCGGATCTGTGGTGGCGGCGGTGTTGACCGGCATGGGCAGGGACGGGGCTGATGGGGCGCTTGCTCTTCACAGCAAGGGAGGCGTTATCCTGGCGGAGAGTCCGGATACCTGTGTGGTCTACGGAATGCCGAGGGCTGTAGTCGAGGCGGGCATAGCGGAGGAGGTAGTTTCCCTGTACGATATGCCCGAGGCTTTGCATCGATGGGCCGCATGCCCTTAGGTTCGAGAAAACAAAATCCCCTGAACCTGGAGGCCGATAACCGATGACTAACATGGATATGAGTCAGTACTTGGGTGCGTTCTTGGATGAGGCTACGGATCAGCTGAAGAACCTCAACGAGCTTCTTCTGGCGGCGGAGCAGAACCAGTCGGACATGGGAATAATAAATGAGATATTCCGGG encodes the following:
- a CDS encoding flagellar brake protein, translated to MISLGRDGERVGLPLGVKGEFKVEDGLFKGTYPTRLEDQREDLLGLAHPMFKGALLPVYRDMECELLAEDGRSPLRVSCVVVRSDISGTVPMLWVKTLGPVERIQRRRYLRVPCLKEFRVFPLEAEARSPLSGRWLKGVAVDMSLGGVRFRIDYPYRLSQGDRFLCMLPLGDRPFPGLLKLMRAERTSEGLWDCGGAFEAVPRWAEKYIIEFIRTQELNSRQGRDVP
- a CDS encoding protein-glutamate methylesterase/protein-glutamine glutaminase, with the translated sequence MTRKVRVMVVDDSAFMRKVIGDMLASDQRFDVVARVRDGEEALQKLSEADPDVITMDVEMPRKNGLEALKEIMERRPTPVVMVSSLTKEGAEVTLQALSLGAVDFVTKPSGTISLDMHKVEEELRQKVWVASTVDRSRLKPGAVPRRKPVEAPKTSGAGLPGASQRRKLQRVDLVLIASSTGGPRALQEVIPNLRGDFPCPILVVQHMPKGFTASFAQRLDDVSPLKVVEGYDGLKPQKGMAIIAPGGYHMVVERSGPDLVCRLSDAPPVRSVKPAADMLFMSVADVVGGSVVAAVLTGMGRDGADGALALHSKGGVILAESPDTCVVYGMPRAVVEAGIAEEVVSLYDMPEALHRWAACP
- a CDS encoding MinD/ParA family ATP-binding protein, which codes for MALDRQMSGRDQASALREMVLSSGGGRSKFQGLRSIAVVSGKGGVGKSNLSVNLALAMGQMGVRVMLMDADMGLANADLLLGVVPKHHLGHVIGGQMGLEDILLSVDQGVSLIPGGAGFSDLADLDEQSQAMLIEKFSALEGRAEVLLVDTGAGIHRNVISFAAAADEVLLLTTTEPTAIRDAYGVLKSLVVGLSWKPKVSLVVNMAMSDDEAFSVADRIRLAAGQFLDLNVNYLGYVLWDQRVMDSVRRRRPFVLQSPDSPASSCVKVIARRLLKVDQEDVPGGRGLKAFMLRLGKRMRLKG